Within the Streptomyces sp. YIM 121038 genome, the region AGCTGGATGGAAGTCGCCGAGGCGCTCGGCGTGACACGCCAAGCGGTCCACAAGAAGCATGCCCGGCGTCTGATCGATGTCGGGGTCGAGTTGAAGAGGAGGATGAAGTGAAGCGACAGCTCTTCGACGACTACGCCGGAGCCATCATGGAAGCCGGCGCGCGCGAGGCCCAGCAGGCGGGCTCCGTGACCATCGAAGCGGAGCATCTGCTCCTGTCGATCGCCGCCGAGCGCGAGAGCGCGGCGGGGCGGGCGCTCGGCTCGGCCGGGCTCGACCCCGGGACGATCCGCGAGGCGCTGCGGCAGGAGTTCCGGGCGAGCCTGGAGGTGGCGGGCGTGTCGATCGCCGAGCGCG harbors:
- a CDS encoding Clp protease N-terminal domain-containing protein, encoding MKRQLFDDYAGAIMEAGAREAQQAGSVTIEAEHLLLSIAAERESAAGRALGSAGLDPGTIREALRQEFRASLEVAGVSIAERDLPAPRASTAPPSKMGQSAKLALERGVTAVQNKKDLRPGHLLLGILRLEHGTVPRALSVAGVDRGALRQRVEQSLRDDQA